gtcccactcccccgctctttccctgtagccctgcaaatttttttcttcaagtatttatcaaattccctcttgaaattgaatctgcttccaccatcccctcaggaagctcattccagatcataactactcgctgcgtaaaaaagtttttcctcatgtcgcctttggttcttttgccaaacaccttaaatctgcgtcctctggttctcgactcttctgccaatgggaacagtttctctttatctactctgtcttgtcCCTCtatcaacccccctccccccatcttctgtgttctaaggagaacaaccccagattcttcagtctatccgtgtaactgaagtccctcatccctggaatcattctagtaaatctcttctgcaccctctctaaggctttcacatctttcctaaagtgtggtgcccagaactggacacaatactccagttgtggctgaaccagtgttttataaagattcaacataacttccttacttttgtactctatgcctctatttataaagcccaggatcccgtatgcctttttaaccatcttctcaacctgtcctgccaccttcagcaatttgtgcccatatacccccagatctctctgttcccgtacccctttagaattgtaccatttagtttatattgcctctcctcgttcttcctaccaaagtgtatcacttcgcacttctctctgcattaaatttcatctgccatgtgtccacccattccaccagtctgtctctgtcctcttgaagtctattactatcctcctcactgttcactacacttccaagttttgccaGCCTAGTATTGAAGAGTTTATCCTTCTTCAGATTTCAGGTGGAACGATCGAACAATTAATGAACGCACTACAGTGGCTGGGCTTGGAGGAAGCGGTGAATATTATCCAGAAAACGGAGATCTATAAAACACTTCAGACCTCAGGTATCTATTCTATTGTTGGGGATGATGGAATGAAGGAGCAATGTCTCTGTGCTCGTTAATCTACGGACTCCAAATTGGGTTGAGATTTCCCAAACTTGTCTCACGTAAAACCATAGAGTCAGCACACGTCCCATCAGTCCAGGACCAGAGGGGAGCTCCAGGGACACCTTTAGTAATGTTTCCTGCAGAAGTCCTCATCTCTGATGGTCCAGTGCTTGAACGGCTGCAGTTGCTgtggtggagttgaggtacagatcagccatgatctaattgaaacaggctttaaggggctgaatggcctcctcctgttcccagggAAGGTGTCGATCTGTTGACTGTGGTGTTGGAGGTAGAAGCTGTTCTACTTTGCAGGCCTGAGTCACAGGCAGGCGGTGCACGGTTAACATTTTATTGGCAAAGTAAAAGGTTTCTGACACAACGACGTGACAGCATGTAGAAGGAAAGCGGGGTTTGGGGCTGTATCAGTGGGGAGACTGGGGTGAGGGGTTTGGGGCTGTATCAGTGGGGAGACGGGGGCGAGGGGTTTGGGGCTGTATCAGTGGGGAGACTGGGGCGAGGGGTTTGGGGCTGTATCAGTGGGGAGACTGGGGCGAGGGGTTTGGGGCTGTATCAGTGGGGAGACTGGGGCGAGGGGCTTGGGGTTAAATCGGTGGGGAGACTGGGGCGAGGGGTTTGGGGTTGTATCAGTGGGGAGACTGGGGTGAGGGGTTTGGGGCTGTATCAGTGGGGAGACTGGGGCGAGGGGTTTGGGGTTGTATCAGTGGGGAGACTGGGGTGAGGGGTTTGGGGCTGTATCAGTGGGGAGACTGGGGTGAGGGGGTTGGGGCTGTATCAGTGGGGAGACTGGGGTGAGGGGTTTGGGGCTGTATCAGTGGGGAGACTGGGGCGAGGGGTTTGGGGCTGTATCAGTGGGGAGACTGGGGCGAGGGGTTTGGGGTTGTATCAGTGGGGAGACTGGGGTGAGGGGTTTGGGGCTGTATCAGTGGGGAGACTGGGGTGAGGGGGTTGAGGTTACATCAGTGGGGAGACTGGGGTGAGGGGGTTGGGGCTGTATCAGTGGGGAGACTGGGGTGAGGGGGTTGGGGCTGTATCAGTGGGGACGACCCTTTTGCCCCTCTGTCTGTGACTCCTGATCTGTTGGTACCGCACATAGTGAGATttaaagaatgtttttttttcttgcagaTGGGAAGCAGTCAGTGGACAGTGCCTATGAGAGTGGGTCACAGCAGGACATCGGCCCAAAGGATAACTTAGCCCCCATGGCCCCGAGTCATGAACAGCGAGTTTAACGAGGAGCAGGATCTGATGTTTATATACAGCGAGAGAATAAAAAGACATGGTCATTCCTACTGACTGTAGTTTGTAACAAGCCGATCGACAGCACCTACCGCCTCTTCAAAAAGAAAATGTTTCTGATTTGCCCATTTAACTCCTGCCCTCTTTGTTTACCAGTGACTGATGATTATTTTGTGGCCTTTGCCATCGCTATTCATCCACATGATGCAGCGTGTTGGGATCCACTGATCATTTCAGCCTCACTCACCAAGGGTCAGCTCCAGTGTTGAGTTCATGTCAGTAGATTTGCTGTGTTCGAagtggtggggcagagagaggagacctcaGAGTGCAGAAAACAAACAGTTAATGTTTACAGAGCTGTGTTTATGTGGAAGGATTCGACACAGAATGAAACCGAGCTGCCTCTTGGTGTGTTTGTTTGTTGGGAGGGGGCTGGGCTACGGGGACCAATCGCCATGCAAGGTGGGGACTGTAGTGATGGGGAAAATGGGAGTTTGGCCCCTTCCTGGTCATGGGGCAAACTCTCCTCACCCAGCGGTCAGAGTTCAGCTCAACCCCTTCAGCATTATTAATAGGATAATGTGGGAACTTCCCACGGGAAGAGGAAGGGAAACCTGGAGGGACGCTCGCTCAGGGAGGGGGCTGCTCTCTCGCTGGCCCCCCCTCACAGCCGGTTTTTAGAGCAGCACGGCTGGGAGCTGCTGCCTCTATCTTGGCCTCGAGAGTTTTATTAcacaagaaaatgtaaaaaaaaatactttaaaaagctCCCATTTTGGGAAAGAGTAATCCGGAGTATGTGGAGAGAGGCCCCATCCTGAGCCCAACTCGTCGGAACTACGTACAGGTGATATTTCGGGATATACTGAATCCCTCTTCAGGGTGACTGGATAACTGGCGAGAGGGGGAGTCGCCAGTGGGTTATGTTCAGGTGTTAGTTTCCCTGTCGGTCGGGTCCTGATGTATGATATTTATAccagttttttgtttaatttatgattttTGTGATGTAACGAGTGTGAAAATTATAGAAAAATATCACGATAAATTTGCAGCCCATTGAAACAGT
This genomic interval from Heptranchias perlo isolate sHepPer1 unplaced genomic scaffold, sHepPer1.hap1 HAP1_SCAFFOLD_1854, whole genome shotgun sequence contains the following:
- the LOC137309866 gene encoding nuclear factor NF-kappa-B p100 subunit-like; protein product: MKLAGKLNLGSITELLKSAKSPSKSLLDNFEISGGTIEQLMNALQWLGLEEAVNIIQKTEIYKTLQTSDGKQSVDSAYESGSQQDIGPKDNLAPMAPSHEQRV